In Paenibacillus larvae subsp. larvae, the following proteins share a genomic window:
- the gpmA gene encoding 2,3-diphosphoglycerate-dependent phosphoglycerate mutase: MYKLVLLRHGESEWNEQNRFTGWTDVDLTTKGEQEAIEAGVILQEQGYVFDRAYTSVLKRAIKTLYHVLDEMNLLWIPVHKSWKLNERHYGALQGLNKAETAARYGEKQVHLWRRSYDILPPELSREDHRYARFDPRYKDVEAEELPLAESLKETVERVVPFYEKEIVSRIQCGEKILIAAHGNSLRALVKHLDNMGDEEVLKLNIPTGIPLVYEFDDKLNPIRHYYLGNPNKIQSRIEAVEDQGKKKTVSQS; this comes from the coding sequence ATGTATAAACTGGTACTTTTAAGGCATGGAGAAAGTGAATGGAATGAGCAAAACCGTTTTACAGGCTGGACGGATGTGGATTTGACGACAAAAGGGGAACAAGAAGCGATAGAAGCCGGCGTTATTTTACAGGAACAGGGATATGTATTTGACAGAGCCTATACTTCTGTATTGAAACGGGCCATTAAAACGCTGTACCATGTTTTGGACGAAATGAATCTGTTATGGATTCCCGTGCATAAATCGTGGAAATTGAATGAAAGGCATTATGGGGCGCTTCAGGGACTGAACAAGGCGGAAACGGCAGCCCGGTATGGGGAAAAGCAGGTTCACCTGTGGAGAAGAAGCTACGATATTTTACCGCCAGAGCTGAGTAGAGAAGACCACCGATACGCGCGCTTCGACCCCAGATACAAAGATGTAGAGGCAGAGGAACTGCCCCTGGCCGAGAGTCTAAAAGAAACGGTAGAGCGGGTTGTTCCATTCTACGAAAAAGAGATTGTGTCCCGTATTCAGTGTGGAGAAAAAATATTGATTGCAGCACACGGAAACAGCTTGCGGGCATTGGTGAAACATCTTGACAACATGGGGGATGAGGAAGTGCTGAAGCTGAATATTCCAACCGGAATTCCGCTGGTGTATGAATTTGATGACAAATTGAATCCCATCAGGCATTATTATCTGGGCAATCCAAATAAAATTCAAAGCCGCATTGAAGCAGTTGAGGATCAGGGGAAGAAAAAAACAGTCTCACAATCATAA
- a CDS encoding cysteine dioxygenase: MNRIEMIKQALCDLTSTDVASPKQLQAIMQGMDLSLGGFEPYVEEPDCLPYGRTTLYQSKAVEAVLIHLPSGTETLIHDHGSSVGCSLLLEGRLMNRFFRLQDDGFPYLAGETDIPQESYYFAPEKQIHQLRNAGPSRVVAFHIYAPAPEGVKSYSLPE, from the coding sequence ATGAACCGCATTGAAATGATTAAACAAGCGTTGTGCGATCTGACATCCACAGATGTAGCTTCACCTAAACAGTTACAGGCCATCATGCAAGGAATGGATTTATCGCTCGGCGGGTTTGAGCCTTATGTTGAAGAGCCCGACTGTTTACCTTACGGAAGAACCACATTGTACCAGAGTAAAGCAGTTGAAGCCGTTTTGATCCATTTGCCGTCAGGTACAGAGACACTCATTCACGATCACGGCTCGTCCGTAGGCTGTTCATTGCTGCTCGAAGGAAGACTGATGAATCGCTTTTTCCGTCTGCAAGACGATGGCTTCCCTTACTTGGCTGGTGAAACCGACATCCCGCAAGAGAGCTATTATTTTGCCCCTGAGAAACAGATTCATCAGCTTCGCAATGCCGGTCCGTCCCGTGTAGTGGCTTTTCATATTTATGCTCCGGCGCCTGAAGGTGTAAAATCGTACTCCCTACCAGAATAG
- a CDS encoding metal-sulfur cluster assembly factor, translating to MEDSRTALLMEKLEEVVDPDLQIDIVNLGLIYSIDFPDEDYCHIRMTMTSMGCPHTGTIVAEVKYLAEQTFPELNEVQVELVWSPPWTKDRLSSLARYALGVHM from the coding sequence ATGGAAGACTCCAGAACAGCACTGCTGATGGAGAAATTGGAAGAAGTAGTAGACCCTGATTTGCAAATAGATATCGTCAACCTTGGACTTATTTACAGTATAGACTTTCCGGATGAGGATTACTGCCATATCCGGATGACCATGACGTCTATGGGGTGTCCGCACACGGGGACAATTGTTGCTGAAGTGAAATATTTGGCTGAACAGACTTTTCCGGAATTAAATGAAGTGCAGGTGGAATTGGTCTGGAGTCCGCCATGGACTAAGGACAGGCTTAGCAGCCTGGCCCGGTATGCACTAGGCGTTCATATGTAA
- a CDS encoding lactonase family protein, with product MNKNGKQLFVFVGSYAEPNEAGIKVYAFHKENGTLTLLDEVYGLKNPTFLNIDAPNRRLYSIAETVIGEGKKAGEAAAFSIDPEMGRLTELNRVLTTDATTCHIQRDEANRYLVVASYHGGKVGLVSLSEDGRVGELLDVQQHVGHGSNPERQDRPHPHSSFFSPDERYLFVPDLGIDRICTYTIDSDRHVLQLHGETKTHPGAGPRHMTFHPNGRYAYVINEVDSTITAFRYAANTGELREIATISTIPEEFAGENTCAEIVTSRDGRFLYGSNRGHDSIAVYAINEQTGALTLVEHVSTEGEHPRHFALIPDGTHMIVANRDTNNIVTFCVDQETGKLKSTGHSVSTSKPVCIQPFYLLAENTLDFNRVDKSASVKV from the coding sequence ATGAACAAAAACGGGAAACAATTGTTCGTATTTGTCGGCTCCTATGCCGAACCGAACGAAGCAGGAATAAAGGTTTATGCTTTTCATAAAGAAAACGGTACCTTGACTTTACTGGATGAAGTTTACGGGCTTAAAAACCCGACATTTTTAAATATAGACGCACCAAACCGGAGACTCTACTCTATTGCCGAAACGGTAATAGGGGAAGGAAAAAAGGCCGGAGAGGCAGCCGCTTTTTCTATTGATCCGGAAATGGGGAGACTGACTGAGCTCAATCGTGTTCTGACTACGGATGCCACCACTTGTCATATTCAAAGAGATGAGGCTAACCGATATTTGGTGGTGGCGAGTTACCACGGGGGAAAAGTCGGGCTAGTTTCCCTGTCTGAAGACGGACGCGTCGGAGAACTGCTGGATGTTCAGCAGCACGTGGGGCACGGATCAAATCCCGAACGGCAGGACCGGCCGCATCCGCACTCTTCATTTTTCAGTCCGGATGAGCGTTATTTGTTCGTACCTGATCTGGGGATTGACCGGATCTGTACATATACCATTGATTCGGACCGCCATGTTCTTCAGCTTCATGGGGAGACGAAAACCCATCCAGGCGCCGGGCCCCGTCATATGACGTTTCACCCGAACGGCCGCTATGCTTATGTGATTAATGAGGTAGATTCCACTATCACGGCCTTCCGGTATGCGGCGAATACGGGAGAGCTGCGGGAGATTGCCACCATATCCACAATTCCTGAAGAGTTTGCAGGTGAAAATACTTGCGCAGAAATTGTAACATCCAGGGACGGACGATTTCTATATGGATCAAACCGCGGACATGACAGTATCGCCGTTTATGCTATCAACGAACAAACAGGAGCTTTAACGTTGGTGGAGCACGTCTCGACGGAGGGGGAACATCCCCGGCATTTTGCACTGATACCTGACGGCACACACATGATCGTAGCTAATAGAGATACCAACAACATTGTGACATTCTGCGTGGATCAGGAAACGGGCAAGCTAAAATCAACAGGACATTCCGTAAGCACTTCGAAGCCCGTTTGCATACAGCCTTTTTATCTTTTAGCCGAGAATACTCTCGACTTCAATCGTGTAGATAAATCGGCTTCGGTTAAGGTGTAA
- a CDS encoding YqkE family protein, producing the protein MAKKKKVHSSKPVQTEKQATLKDLLSPEIQEKLKAQAQEMKAEEEQKKAAQKKQAEEARKAEQKRLDNDFEYLLNNSKIDWKSFK; encoded by the coding sequence ATGGCTAAGAAAAAGAAGGTTCATTCGTCTAAACCAGTCCAAACTGAAAAACAAGCCACATTAAAAGATCTGCTTAGCCCGGAGATACAGGAAAAGCTGAAAGCACAGGCCCAGGAAATGAAGGCGGAAGAGGAGCAAAAGAAAGCTGCTCAAAAAAAACAGGCGGAGGAAGCCCGTAAAGCCGAACAAAAGCGTCTGGATAACGATTTTGAATATTTACTCAACAACAGCAAGATCGACTGGAAATCCTTTAAATGA
- a CDS encoding siderophore ABC transporter substrate-binding protein has protein sequence MLAIVVAACGTKNTDEKAAGSASPKEETTVKIKHKLGEIDVKKNPKKVVVFDFGALDTLDKLGVEVTGVPQKSIPSYLDKYKDSKYQNVGGLKEPDFEKINEIKPDLIIISGRQQDSYKQFTEIAPTIYSGVDTDKYMDSFKENVKTLAQIFGKESEAEKELKAIDDSIKQLNEKASASGKNGLIILANDGKVSTYGPKSRFGIIHDVFGVKAVDDKIEVSTHGQSASFEYMAEKNPDYLFVIDRGAVVGGKSSAKQVVENEMIKTTKAYKENHVVYLDPNYWYLSGGGLISVSEMVKEVGAAFK, from the coding sequence ATGCTGGCTATAGTGGTAGCGGCCTGCGGAACAAAAAATACGGATGAGAAAGCAGCCGGGTCTGCTTCTCCCAAAGAAGAGACGACAGTAAAAATCAAGCATAAACTGGGTGAAATAGATGTAAAGAAAAACCCGAAAAAAGTTGTGGTATTCGATTTTGGCGCACTGGATACCCTGGATAAATTGGGCGTGGAAGTAACGGGTGTGCCGCAAAAGAGCATTCCTTCCTACCTGGACAAATATAAGGATTCCAAGTATCAAAACGTTGGGGGATTAAAAGAGCCCGACTTTGAAAAAATTAACGAAATCAAACCGGATTTGATTATTATTTCCGGCAGACAGCAGGATTCTTACAAACAATTTACTGAGATTGCACCTACCATTTACTCCGGTGTTGATACGGACAAATACATGGATTCCTTCAAAGAAAATGTAAAGACTCTGGCTCAAATTTTCGGAAAAGAGTCCGAAGCTGAGAAGGAACTGAAAGCAATCGATGACAGCATTAAACAACTGAATGAGAAAGCGTCGGCATCCGGCAAAAACGGTCTCATTATTCTGGCTAATGACGGAAAAGTCAGTACCTATGGTCCTAAATCCAGATTTGGTATCATCCATGACGTATTTGGCGTAAAAGCCGTTGATGATAAAATTGAAGTATCCACTCACGGACAAAGCGCATCTTTTGAATATATGGCTGAAAAAAATCCCGATTATCTATTTGTCATTGATAGAGGGGCTGTAGTAGGCGGGAAGTCTTCTGCCAAACAAGTAGTTGAGAATGAAATGATCAAAACAACAAAAGCTTATAAGGAAAATCACGTGGTTTATCTGGATCCTAATTACTGGTACCTTTCCGGCGGCGGCCTGATCTCCGTTTCCGAAATGGTGAAAGAAGTAGGAGCTGCGTTCAAGTAA
- a CDS encoding iron ABC transporter ATP-binding protein: MVEVRNVSKQYGNKKVVDQISLEVPKGKITSFIGPNGAGKSTLLSMISRLINKDSGEILIAGKEISEWKSNELAKTMSILKQSNHINIRLTVRELVSFGRFPYSQGNLTGEDENYVDEAIRYMELEEFQNRYLDQLSGGQSQRAFIAMVIAQNTEYIFLDEPLNNLDMKHSVQIMKVLRRLVDELGKTVIIVIHDINFASCYSDYIVALKDGRVIKEGPTTEIMDPRTLKEIYDMDIRIEEIEGKQIGIYFT, from the coding sequence ATGGTAGAAGTTAGAAACGTATCCAAACAATACGGGAATAAAAAGGTCGTGGATCAGATCTCTCTTGAGGTTCCTAAAGGGAAAATCACATCCTTTATCGGTCCTAACGGGGCCGGGAAAAGCACCTTGCTATCCATGATCAGCCGGCTCATAAACAAAGATTCGGGAGAAATTCTCATAGCAGGCAAAGAAATCAGCGAATGGAAAAGTAATGAACTTGCCAAGACCATGTCCATTCTTAAACAATCCAATCATATTAACATCCGCCTGACGGTCAGGGAATTGGTCAGCTTTGGCAGATTTCCGTATTCTCAAGGGAATTTGACAGGGGAAGATGAGAACTATGTGGATGAAGCTATCCGTTACATGGAATTGGAAGAGTTCCAGAACCGGTACTTGGACCAGTTAAGCGGGGGACAGAGTCAGAGGGCTTTTATAGCGATGGTCATTGCCCAAAACACGGAGTATATTTTTCTGGATGAGCCTTTGAATAATCTGGATATGAAACATTCCGTGCAGATTATGAAGGTGCTGCGGAGACTGGTTGATGAGCTGGGGAAAACCGTCATCATTGTCATTCATGATATCAACTTCGCCTCGTGCTATTCAGATTATATAGTGGCACTAAAGGATGGAAGGGTTATTAAAGAAGGCCCTACAACAGAAATTATGGATCCTCGGACTCTTAAGGAGATCTACGACATGGATATCCGCATCGAGGAAATTGAAGGCAAGCAGATTGGTATTTATTTTACTTAA
- a CDS encoding iron chelate uptake ABC transporter family permease subunit has product MHHRRMLGILAGLALILIAVFMLIKVNSNNWDYVIPKRSFKIAAIVLTGSAIAYSSLVFQTITNNRILTPSIMGLDSLYMLIQTFVVFVFGSSHLAMANKNMNFLISVGLMILFAAVLFKILFRRDGNNIYFLLLVGIIFGGLFQSFSSFMQMLIDPNEFQIVQDKMFASFNNINTDILLIAVIGMFLVAAYVFRYTKMLDVLSLGREHAVNLGIPYDKIVKRMLIIVAILVSISTALVGPITFLGLLVVNVTREFLKTYQHKFLIPGSVLISIIALVGGQLIVERVFTFNTTLSVIVNFVGGIYFIYLLLKENKAW; this is encoded by the coding sequence ATGCATCATAGAAGAATGTTAGGGATTCTGGCCGGACTAGCGCTTATTTTAATCGCGGTATTCATGCTGATCAAGGTGAACAGCAATAATTGGGATTATGTGATCCCCAAAAGAAGTTTCAAAATAGCAGCTATTGTTCTTACGGGAAGCGCAATAGCGTATTCTTCTCTGGTGTTTCAGACGATCACTAACAACCGGATTCTGACGCCAAGCATTATGGGGCTGGATTCCCTATACATGCTGATACAGACGTTCGTTGTGTTTGTCTTTGGTTCTTCTCATCTGGCCATGGCAAATAAGAATATGAACTTCCTGATATCGGTAGGGTTAATGATCCTGTTTGCAGCGGTTCTTTTCAAAATTTTGTTTCGAAGAGACGGGAACAATATTTATTTCCTTTTGCTGGTCGGGATTATTTTCGGAGGCTTGTTCCAAAGCTTTTCCTCCTTTATGCAAATGCTGATTGATCCGAATGAATTTCAGATTGTCCAAGACAAAATGTTTGCCAGCTTCAATAATATCAATACTGATATTTTGCTTATTGCCGTAATTGGAATGTTTCTTGTTGCCGCTTATGTTTTCCGGTATACCAAAATGCTGGATGTGCTGTCTCTTGGAAGGGAACATGCCGTGAATCTCGGGATTCCTTACGACAAAATTGTCAAAAGAATGCTGATTATCGTTGCCATTCTGGTTTCCATATCGACGGCTTTAGTTGGCCCGATTACTTTTCTCGGGTTGCTGGTGGTCAATGTGACAAGAGAATTCCTCAAAACGTATCAGCATAAATTCCTGATTCCCGGGTCCGTTCTGATCAGCATCATAGCTTTGGTTGGAGGGCAGCTCATCGTGGAAAGGGTATTTACCTTCAACACTACACTTAGCGTTATTGTCAACTTTGTTGGGGGAATTTACTTTATTTATCTGCTCTTAAAGGAGAATAAGGCATGGTAG
- a CDS encoding ABC transporter permease: MKLRYLFIALVILSFASVFIGVKEVSPMDMLHLGEEQVQVILISRIPRLVSIIIAGVSMSISGLIMQQISRNKFVSPTTAGTMDFARLGILVSIMLFTTASPLVKMLVAFIFALLGTLLFMKILKRIRFKDTIFIPLVGIMFGNVVSSITTFFAYKYDLIQNINAWLQGDFSMIIKGRYELLYLSIPIVIIAFLYANKFTVAGMGEDFSKNLGVNYNRVVNVGLVIVALVSAVVILTVGTIPFLGLIIPNIVSIYRGDNLRNSLPHTALLGAVFVLFCDILGRIIIFPYEVSISVTVGVIGSIIFLYLLFRRNAYAS; the protein is encoded by the coding sequence ATGAAACTACGATACCTTTTCATAGCGCTTGTTATCTTATCTTTCGCCTCCGTTTTCATCGGGGTAAAAGAAGTTTCCCCGATGGATATGCTTCATCTGGGGGAAGAACAGGTCCAGGTTATTCTTATTAGCCGGATTCCCCGTCTGGTCAGTATTATCATCGCGGGAGTCAGTATGAGCATTAGCGGTCTTATCATGCAGCAGATCAGCCGCAACAAATTTGTCTCGCCGACTACGGCCGGAACGATGGACTTCGCCAGGCTGGGTATTCTCGTTTCGATTATGCTGTTCACCACGGCCAGTCCACTGGTGAAGATGCTTGTAGCTTTCATCTTTGCTTTGCTGGGGACGTTATTGTTCATGAAAATCCTTAAACGGATCAGGTTCAAGGATACGATCTTTATCCCGCTTGTCGGCATCATGTTCGGGAATGTTGTAAGCTCGATCACAACTTTCTTTGCTTACAAATATGACTTGATTCAGAATATCAATGCATGGCTTCAGGGTGATTTCTCAATGATCATTAAAGGGAGGTACGAGCTTTTATATCTTAGTATTCCTATTGTGATCATTGCCTTTCTCTATGCCAACAAGTTTACTGTGGCGGGAATGGGAGAAGATTTCTCCAAAAACTTGGGTGTAAACTATAACCGGGTTGTCAATGTTGGGCTCGTGATCGTAGCACTGGTCTCCGCAGTGGTAATCCTGACTGTAGGTACTATTCCGTTTCTTGGCTTGATTATTCCGAATATCGTTTCGATCTACAGGGGAGATAATCTGAGAAACAGTCTTCCCCACACAGCATTGCTTGGAGCGGTGTTCGTTCTTTTCTGTGACATTCTAGGCCGGATTATCATTTTCCCGTATGAGGTATCTATAAGTGTTACGGTCGGAGTGATCGGAAGCATCATCTTCCTTTACTTACTATTTAGGAGAAACGCTTATGCATCATAG